The bacterium genomic interval TTGTCGTCTGCGTGCAAGCGATTGGCGAACGCATTGCGAATTTCGTCAAGGAGAATCTCGTCTTCGAGCAACATTACTTGCGCATCGAAAAGCTGAGCGACTTTCGAGGTAACACCTTCGGCGGTTTCGCGGGTACGTTCAAACGCTTTTCGACATTGCCGGAGTGCGATTTCAAACCGTTCGATTTCGGCAGTGATTTGACCGGCGGCGATGGTGCGGTGTTCGACGTGCACGGTATGCGGGGTATAGCAAAAAAGATTGCCAATCGCAATCCCAGGGGAAACCGGAATACCGCGCCATTCCTTCTTCACCGGCTATAGCTCCTCATGGAAACGATTGTTTATCAACTCTTGAATTTTTTCCCAGAGTGAATCTTCATCGGGTCCGTCGACTTCGATGGTTAGACGTGATCCCTGCTCAGCAGATAACAACATCATACCCATGATCGACCTACCGTTGACACGGCTATTGTCTTTCTCGACCCATACCTCACTCTTACCCCCAGCGGCAATTTTCACAAATTGCGCTGCTGGGCGGGCATGCAAGCCATTCCGGTTAC includes:
- a CDS encoding HPr family phosphocarrier protein, with protein sequence MIRKEIVIRNRNGLHARPAAQFVKIAAGGKSEVWVEKDNSRVNGRSIMGMMLLSAEQGSRLTIEVDGPDEDSLWEKIQELINNRFHEEL